Proteins found in one Geomonas subterranea genomic segment:
- a CDS encoding glycosyltransferase family 61 protein, producing MTGLSETAAKRRKQLLRFISRDLLGPIAGKMPKSCVESLEKASFHADINRHILDIVPMTQARIVRHEVAAKLPPFIRTEAVFGKRNLYLLRNATVSPHSGMAWIGNRVLEESVGSLRRIMDWGDVQHEPLLPASELRIPEPVVVCHPASYYHWLLEVLPNVLFAVAAFPGVKIVLPENCPRYVLEGLATALGPGAKRDFVFCSNPIRVERLVVPQYHAQPEFTDPQVLELLRSAVKTRVAPLQGTDGAPGSATRIYVSRGKSRRRLRGEAELEERLREVGFSILHCEELSFADQVRAFHTAEIVVGSHGAGLSNLVWCEPPCRVVEIFPKNYILDCFAWLGFSLGFDYRHVICDTGHEIDERAMDAVLDAVR from the coding sequence TGCGTGGAATCGCTGGAAAAGGCATCCTTTCACGCCGACATCAACAGGCACATCCTCGACATCGTCCCGATGACGCAAGCCCGCATCGTGAGACACGAGGTCGCGGCGAAACTCCCCCCCTTCATAAGAACCGAGGCCGTGTTCGGCAAGCGCAACCTCTATCTTCTGCGCAACGCCACCGTCTCGCCCCACTCCGGCATGGCCTGGATCGGAAACAGGGTCCTCGAGGAGAGCGTCGGCTCCCTGCGCCGCATCATGGACTGGGGGGACGTGCAGCACGAGCCCCTGCTGCCGGCAAGCGAACTCCGGATCCCGGAACCCGTGGTGGTGTGCCATCCCGCCTCCTATTACCATTGGCTCCTCGAGGTCCTGCCCAACGTCCTCTTCGCGGTGGCCGCCTTTCCCGGGGTGAAGATCGTGCTGCCTGAGAACTGTCCGCGCTACGTTCTGGAGGGGCTGGCAACGGCCCTCGGCCCCGGGGCGAAGCGCGACTTCGTCTTCTGCTCCAATCCCATCCGGGTGGAGCGGCTGGTGGTGCCGCAGTACCACGCCCAGCCGGAATTCACGGACCCGCAGGTGCTGGAGCTTTTGAGGTCGGCGGTGAAGACCAGGGTGGCCCCGCTGCAAGGCACGGATGGCGCGCCCGGGTCCGCCACCAGGATCTACGTCTCGAGGGGTAAAAGCAGGCGCCGCCTGCGGGGTGAGGCCGAACTCGAGGAGAGGCTGCGGGAGGTGGGGTTCTCGATCCTGCACTGCGAGGAACTCTCCTTCGCCGACCAGGTCCGCGCCTTCCACACGGCGGAAATCGTGGTCGGAAGCCACGGCGCCGGCCTGAGCAACCTGGTCTGGTGCGAGCCCCCCTGCCGGGTGGTCGAGATCTTCCCGAAAAACTACATCCTGGACTGTTTCGCCTGGCTCGGTTTCAGCCTCGGTTTCGATTACCGCCACGTCATCTGTGACACCGGGCACGAGATCGATGAACGCGCCATGGACGCGGTCCTCGATGCCGTGCGGTGA